From Acropora muricata isolate sample 2 chromosome 14, ASM3666990v1, whole genome shotgun sequence, one genomic window encodes:
- the LOC136898152 gene encoding uncharacterized protein — MAASWDHESDPSVDLSRLPKLSFTDVEKYAASSTGCESTAKAYKYFAEPGYLHNIKVTYGDSEVVVSARCFRSMKKNETPHSLQVIIGMDQTTVSGKCSCVAGAGGICHHVVGLLFYLSHCKQLGLKSLPDDLTCTMMAQRWSVPRGNHISPQCVDALMVKKPQEGANYDKFIKTTLYSPASQYHILGPNEKAQLKSLNPEPLLWSLLPDLENFASSQLPSVQTKFGMVPKGSVISYQQRLTEKYVINNYAQTTFPKLPLPDAGERFKNNVSICLDSNKLAKLESLSVTLEMAHALEEKTREQDESDLWHSLRKKRITASKFGVVARRISNFDTLVKQLQPSRLVQTAAMKRGIEMEGRAAYIYATKAKQGKVNLYPSGLVINPKCPWLGSSPDRKVYDIEAAQNGSSSPSGLFETKVVQEGTTSLDDVAYLRHDPISNELTLNKKHVYYLQVQCQLGTTGLDWCDFFCYINDDLFFCQRIVFDAIFFQECKDKVDMFYFNYFL, encoded by the exons ATGGCTGCCTCGTGGGATCACGAAAG TGATCCAAGCGTGGACCTCTCACGTTTGCCAAAGTTGAGCTTTACAGACGTAGAGAAATATGCCGCAAGTTCCACGGGATGCGAAAGCACTGCAAAAGCTTACAAATATTTTGCAGAACCAGGATATCTCCATAACATCAAAG TTACATATGGTGACTCGGAGGTGGTAGTTTCAGCCAGATGCTTCAGATCAATGAAGAAAAACGAAACACCACACTCCCTTCAAGTGATAATTGGTATGGATCAAACAACAGTGTCTGGAAAGTGTTCTTGTGTAGCAGGTGCTGGAGGGATTTGTCACCATGTTGTGGGCCTTCTTTTTTACTTGTCACACTGTAAGCAACTTGGGCTAAAGAGCCTACCTGATGATCTGACGTGTACTATGATGGCACAGCGATGGAGTGTTCCCAGGGGAAACCACATAAGTCCTCAATGTGTGGATGCCTTGATGGTGAAGAAGCCTCAGGAGGGTGCAAACTATGATAAATTCATTAAAACTACTCTATACTCGCCTGCATCCCAGTATCATATTCTGGGCCCTAATGAAAAAGCTCAACTCAAAAGTCTAAATCCTGAGCCTTTGCTGTGGAGTTTGTTACCAGAtctggaaaactttgcaagcTCACAACTGCCTTCTGTACAAACCAAATTTGGAATGGTGCCAAAGGGGTCTGTAATATCTTACCAACAAAGGCTCACAGAAAAATATGTCATAAACAATTATGCCCAAACCACATTCCCCAAGCTGCCCCTGCCTGATGCAGGTGAAAGGTTTAAAAACAATGTGTCAATTTGTTTGGACAGCAACAAATTAGCAAAGTTAGAGTCATTGTCTGTCACTTTAGAAATGGCGCATGCCTTAGAAGAAAAAACCAGAGAACAGGATGAAAGTGACCTTTGGCATTCATTACGAAAAAAAAGAATCACTGCCAGCAAGTTTGGAGTAGTGGCAAGAAGAATTTCTAATTTTGATACTCTGGTTAAACAACTTCAACCATCTAGGCTTGTACAGACAGCTGCTATGAAGCGGGGCATAGAAATGGAGGGAAGAGCAGCATATATATATGCCACTAAAGCAAAGCAAGGGAAGGTAAACTTGTACCCAAGTGGTCTGGTTATAAATCCAAAATGCCCCTGGCTTGGAAGTTCCCCCGACAGGAAGGTTTATGATATTGAGGCAGCTCAAAATGGTTCATCAAGTCCCAGTGGCTTGTTTGAAACGAAGGTCGTCCAAGAAGGAACAACCAGCTTAGATGATGTGGCTTACCTTAGGCATGACCCCATTTCAAATGAACTAACTCTAAACAAGAAACATGTTTATTATCTACAAGTACAATGCCAACTAGGTACTACTGGCCTGGATTGGTGTGACTTTTTCTGTTACATTAATGatgatttgtttttttgccaaAGAATAGTATTTGATGctattttctttcaagaatgtaaGGATAAGGTTGACATGTTttattttaactattttttgTAA